In Archocentrus centrarchus isolate MPI-CPG fArcCen1 chromosome 16, fArcCen1, whole genome shotgun sequence, a single window of DNA contains:
- the tcea3 gene encoding transcription elongation factor A protein 3 isoform X1 yields MTQEEDLIRIAKKLDKMVSRNNTEGAIDLLKELKGVNMSLKLLQETRIGMSVNGIRKHCTDEEVIALAKVLIKDWKRLLESGHSHSEKPSETKNGLNSSKTAASPNSSPSETQSSHREQDVKPKHDSDHDKKHSTKNRKEKQEDDYKIKKRHADELMDEKDPEFLGNGKHLQEARKPKQTPAENPNVEVDNKKQKHAQDPQSEKHKSEPRRDRPLEEPKKMRHVEELKKEKHPVELKKCSSAEEMKKEKHREENNHERLISTPQRERLPSEPQRERPTDTHKPMFERRGVLDSSILYPTRFPSPPRPARPTLPIKRPALDIQKDRKDGKDSSSRPPRPHAPRPSSPLTKRPSVEVKKERKVPLDPNAPIAPLPLHLHPPPPLRKEPPDPNAPLPPLPLHLHPPPPPKRLSLDGKKERDSRKESTDSRLPAQKKTSDHVKKDRKDSVDTKVSRKLSDETKRERKDSSDSKPPPPKKPNLEVKKEKHRKDSCEVKPGQPVKRHSVDRRESTDSKKSSSPAAKKLTGERRESQSSKNAQPGPPQRKPSTDSIERKGKTEAPKTPTTPTSPMSPSFSSPGGPLPPHLATGDSIRDKCIEMLAAALHTDNDYKDFGANCESMAAEIEDHIYQEIKATDMKYKNRVRSRISNLKDPKNPGLRRNVLAGSIELSRIATMSAEEMASDELKQLRNVLTQEAIREHQMAKTGGTTTDLLQCGKCKKKNCTYNQVQTRSADEPMTTFVLCNECGNRWKFC; encoded by the exons ATGACTCAAGAGGAAGATCTCATCCGGATTGCAAAAAAACTGGACAAGATGGTGTCTAGAAATAACACG GAGGGCGCCATTGACCTGCTGAAGGAACTAAAAGGCGTCAATATGAGTCTCAAACTTCTCCAG GAAACGAGAATCGGCATGTCTGTTAACGGTATCAGGAAGCACTGCACAGATGAAGAAGTCATTGCCTTGGCAAAAGTCCTCATTAAAGACTGGAAAAGACTTCTGG AGTCTGGCCACTCTCACTCTGAGAAACCATCTGAGACGAAGAACGGTTTGAACTCCAGCAAAACGGCAGCTTCTCCAAACAGCTCCCCCTCAGAGACACAGAGCAG tcACAGGGAGCAGGATGTCAAACCAAAGCATGATTCAGATCATGACAAAAAACACTCTactaaaaacaggaaagagaaaCAGGAGGATGACTACAAAATCAAAAAGAGACATGCAGATGAGCTCATGGATGAAAAGGACCCGGAGTTCCTTGGAAATGGAAAACATCTCCAAGAAgccagaaaaccaaaacaaacacctgCAGAGAATCCCAACGTGGAGGTAGATAACAAGAAGCAGAAGCATGCGCAAGACCCACAGAGTGAAAAACACAAGTCGGAACCGAGGAGAGATAGACCATTGGAGGAACCGAAAAAGATGAGACACGTGGAAGAGctcaaaaaagagaaacaccCCGTGGAGCTCAAGAAATGCAGCTCTGCAGAAGAAATGAAGAAGGAGAAACACCGAGAAGAAAACAACCACGAGAGGCTCATCAGCACacctcagagagagagactgccgAGCGAACCTCAGAGAGAGCGACCTACTGACACTCACAAGCCGATGTTTGAAAG GAGAGGAGTGTTGGACAGCAGTATTCTCTATCCCACCCGGTTCCCCTCTCCTCCTCGACCCGCTCGGCCTACTCTTCCCATCAAACGCCCTGCTTTGGACATTCAGAAAGACAG GAAGGATGGTAAAGACTCTTCCTCCCGACCTCCTCGCCCTCACGCTCCTCGACCCTCCTCTCCACTGACTAAACGACCTTCTGTGGAAGTAAAGAAAGAGAG GAAAGTTCCATTGGATCCAAACGCTCCAAtcgcgccgcttcctcttcacctacatcctcctcctccgctaAG AAAAGAGCCTCCTGACCCCAatgctcctcttcctccgcttcctcttcacctccaccctcctcctcctccaaagCGGCTCTCGCTAGATGGgaaaaaggagagagacag CAGGAAGGAATCAACAGACTCGAGGCTTCCTGCGCAGAAAAAGACGTCAGATCACGTGAAGAAAGACAG GAAAGACTCAGTGGACACCAAAGTGTCTAGAAAACtctcagatgaaaccaagagaGAAAG GAAAGATTCATCAGACTCAAAACCGCCCCCTCCCAAAAAGCCCAACTTGGaggtcaaaaaagaaaaacacag AAAGGATTCTTGTGAGGTGAAGCCTGGACAACCTGTGAAACGCCATTCAGTGGACAG GCGGGAATCCACTGACTCAAAGAAGAGCAGCTCGCCAGCAGCAAAGAAGCTGACAGGAGAAAG AAGAGAGTCTCAGAGCTCTAAGAATGCCCAGCCTGGTCCTCCACAGAGGAAGCCCTCTACCGACAGCATCGAAAG aaaGGGTAAAACAGAAGCCCCCAAAActcccaccacccccaccagcCCGATGTCACCTAGCTTCAGTTCTCCTGGGGGTCCGCTGCCCCCTCATCTGGCCACTGGAGACTCCATCAGAGACAAGTGCATTGAGATGCTGGCAGCTGCCCTGCACACAGACA ATGATTACAAAGACTTTGGAGCTAATTGTGAGAGCATGGCTGCAGAGATTGAAGATC ATATTTACCAGGAGATAAAAGCTACTGATATGAAATATAAGAACAGGGTGAGAAGTCGCATCAGCAACTTGAAGGACCCGAAGAACCCTGGGCTTCGCAGAAATGTGCTCGCAGGAAGCATTGAGTTAAGCCGCATCGCCACCATGTCTGCTGAG GAAATGGCCAGCGATGAGCTGAAACAGCTGAGGAATGTCCTCACCCAGGAGGCCATCAGGGAACACCAGATGGCCAAAACTGGCGGCACCACCACTGATCTGCTGCAGTGCGGCAAGTGCAAGAAGAAGAACTGCACCTATAACCAG gtgCAGACACGCAGTGCTGATGAGCCAATGACCACATTTGTTCTGTGCAATGAGTGTGGGAACCGCTGGAAG TTCTGCTGA
- the tcea3 gene encoding transcription elongation factor A protein 3 isoform X4, with amino-acid sequence MTQEEDLIRIAKKLDKMVSRNNTEGAIDLLKELKGVNMSLKLLQETRIGMSVNGIRKHCTDEEVIALAKVLIKDWKRLLESGHSHSEKPSETKNGLNSSKTAASPNSSPSETQSRKDSCEVKPGQPVKRHSVDRRESTDSKKSSSPAAKKLTGERRESQSSKNAQPGPPQRKPSTDSIERKGKTEAPKTPTTPTSPMSPSFSSPGGPLPPHLATGDSIRDKCIEMLAAALHTDNDYKDFGANCESMAAEIEDHIYQEIKATDMKYKNRVRSRISNLKDPKNPGLRRNVLAGSIELSRIATMSAEEMASDELKQLRNVLTQEAIREHQMAKTGGTTTDLLQCGKCKKKNCTYNQVQTRSADEPMTTFVLCNECGNRWKFC; translated from the exons ATGACTCAAGAGGAAGATCTCATCCGGATTGCAAAAAAACTGGACAAGATGGTGTCTAGAAATAACACG GAGGGCGCCATTGACCTGCTGAAGGAACTAAAAGGCGTCAATATGAGTCTCAAACTTCTCCAG GAAACGAGAATCGGCATGTCTGTTAACGGTATCAGGAAGCACTGCACAGATGAAGAAGTCATTGCCTTGGCAAAAGTCCTCATTAAAGACTGGAAAAGACTTCTGG AGTCTGGCCACTCTCACTCTGAGAAACCATCTGAGACGAAGAACGGTTTGAACTCCAGCAAAACGGCAGCTTCTCCAAACAGCTCCCCCTCAGAGACACAGAGCAG AAAGGATTCTTGTGAGGTGAAGCCTGGACAACCTGTGAAACGCCATTCAGTGGACAG GCGGGAATCCACTGACTCAAAGAAGAGCAGCTCGCCAGCAGCAAAGAAGCTGACAGGAGAAAG AAGAGAGTCTCAGAGCTCTAAGAATGCCCAGCCTGGTCCTCCACAGAGGAAGCCCTCTACCGACAGCATCGAAAG aaaGGGTAAAACAGAAGCCCCCAAAActcccaccacccccaccagcCCGATGTCACCTAGCTTCAGTTCTCCTGGGGGTCCGCTGCCCCCTCATCTGGCCACTGGAGACTCCATCAGAGACAAGTGCATTGAGATGCTGGCAGCTGCCCTGCACACAGACA ATGATTACAAAGACTTTGGAGCTAATTGTGAGAGCATGGCTGCAGAGATTGAAGATC ATATTTACCAGGAGATAAAAGCTACTGATATGAAATATAAGAACAGGGTGAGAAGTCGCATCAGCAACTTGAAGGACCCGAAGAACCCTGGGCTTCGCAGAAATGTGCTCGCAGGAAGCATTGAGTTAAGCCGCATCGCCACCATGTCTGCTGAG GAAATGGCCAGCGATGAGCTGAAACAGCTGAGGAATGTCCTCACCCAGGAGGCCATCAGGGAACACCAGATGGCCAAAACTGGCGGCACCACCACTGATCTGCTGCAGTGCGGCAAGTGCAAGAAGAAGAACTGCACCTATAACCAG gtgCAGACACGCAGTGCTGATGAGCCAATGACCACATTTGTTCTGTGCAATGAGTGTGGGAACCGCTGGAAG TTCTGCTGA
- the tcea3 gene encoding transcription elongation factor A protein 3 isoform X3, with amino-acid sequence MTQEEDLIRIAKKLDKMVSRNNTEGAIDLLKELKGVNMSLKLLQETRIGMSVNGIRKHCTDEEVIALAKVLIKDWKRLLESGHSHSEKPSETKNGLNSSKTAASPNSSPSETQSRKDSSDSKPPPPKKPNLEVKKEKHRKDSCEVKPGQPVKRHSVDRRESTDSKKSSSPAAKKLTGERRESQSSKNAQPGPPQRKPSTDSIERKGKTEAPKTPTTPTSPMSPSFSSPGGPLPPHLATGDSIRDKCIEMLAAALHTDNDYKDFGANCESMAAEIEDHIYQEIKATDMKYKNRVRSRISNLKDPKNPGLRRNVLAGSIELSRIATMSAEEMASDELKQLRNVLTQEAIREHQMAKTGGTTTDLLQCGKCKKKNCTYNQVQTRSADEPMTTFVLCNECGNRWKFC; translated from the exons ATGACTCAAGAGGAAGATCTCATCCGGATTGCAAAAAAACTGGACAAGATGGTGTCTAGAAATAACACG GAGGGCGCCATTGACCTGCTGAAGGAACTAAAAGGCGTCAATATGAGTCTCAAACTTCTCCAG GAAACGAGAATCGGCATGTCTGTTAACGGTATCAGGAAGCACTGCACAGATGAAGAAGTCATTGCCTTGGCAAAAGTCCTCATTAAAGACTGGAAAAGACTTCTGG AGTCTGGCCACTCTCACTCTGAGAAACCATCTGAGACGAAGAACGGTTTGAACTCCAGCAAAACGGCAGCTTCTCCAAACAGCTCCCCCTCAGAGACACAGAGCAG GAAAGATTCATCAGACTCAAAACCGCCCCCTCCCAAAAAGCCCAACTTGGaggtcaaaaaagaaaaacacag AAAGGATTCTTGTGAGGTGAAGCCTGGACAACCTGTGAAACGCCATTCAGTGGACAG GCGGGAATCCACTGACTCAAAGAAGAGCAGCTCGCCAGCAGCAAAGAAGCTGACAGGAGAAAG AAGAGAGTCTCAGAGCTCTAAGAATGCCCAGCCTGGTCCTCCACAGAGGAAGCCCTCTACCGACAGCATCGAAAG aaaGGGTAAAACAGAAGCCCCCAAAActcccaccacccccaccagcCCGATGTCACCTAGCTTCAGTTCTCCTGGGGGTCCGCTGCCCCCTCATCTGGCCACTGGAGACTCCATCAGAGACAAGTGCATTGAGATGCTGGCAGCTGCCCTGCACACAGACA ATGATTACAAAGACTTTGGAGCTAATTGTGAGAGCATGGCTGCAGAGATTGAAGATC ATATTTACCAGGAGATAAAAGCTACTGATATGAAATATAAGAACAGGGTGAGAAGTCGCATCAGCAACTTGAAGGACCCGAAGAACCCTGGGCTTCGCAGAAATGTGCTCGCAGGAAGCATTGAGTTAAGCCGCATCGCCACCATGTCTGCTGAG GAAATGGCCAGCGATGAGCTGAAACAGCTGAGGAATGTCCTCACCCAGGAGGCCATCAGGGAACACCAGATGGCCAAAACTGGCGGCACCACCACTGATCTGCTGCAGTGCGGCAAGTGCAAGAAGAAGAACTGCACCTATAACCAG gtgCAGACACGCAGTGCTGATGAGCCAATGACCACATTTGTTCTGTGCAATGAGTGTGGGAACCGCTGGAAG TTCTGCTGA
- the tcea3 gene encoding transcription elongation factor A protein 3 isoform X2 gives MTQEEDLIRIAKKLDKMVSRNNTEGAIDLLKELKGVNMSLKLLQETRIGMSVNGIRKHCTDEEVIALAKVLIKDWKRLLESGHSHSEKPSETKNGLNSSKTAASPNSSPSETQSSHREQDVKPKHDSDHDKKHSTKNRKEKQEDDYKIKKRHADELMDEKDPEFLGNGKHLQEARKPKQTPAENPNVEVDNKKQKHAQDPQSEKHKSEPRRDRPLEEPKKMRHVEELKKEKHPVELKKCSSAEEMKKEKHREENNHERLISTPQRERLPSEPQRERPTDTHKPMFERRGVLDSSILYPTRFPSPPRPARPTLPIKRPALDIQKDRKDGKDSSSRPPRPHAPRPSSPLTKRPSVEVKKERKVPLDPNAPIAPLPLHLHPPPPLRKEPPDPNAPLPPLPLHLHPPPPPKRLSLDGKKERDRKESTDSRLPAQKKTSDHVKKDRKDSVDTKVSRKLSDETKRERKDSSDSKPPPPKKPNLEVKKEKHRKDSCEVKPGQPVKRHSVDRRESTDSKKSSSPAAKKLTGERRESQSSKNAQPGPPQRKPSTDSIERKGKTEAPKTPTTPTSPMSPSFSSPGGPLPPHLATGDSIRDKCIEMLAAALHTDNDYKDFGANCESMAAEIEDHIYQEIKATDMKYKNRVRSRISNLKDPKNPGLRRNVLAGSIELSRIATMSAEEMASDELKQLRNVLTQEAIREHQMAKTGGTTTDLLQCGKCKKKNCTYNQVQTRSADEPMTTFVLCNECGNRWKFC, from the exons ATGACTCAAGAGGAAGATCTCATCCGGATTGCAAAAAAACTGGACAAGATGGTGTCTAGAAATAACACG GAGGGCGCCATTGACCTGCTGAAGGAACTAAAAGGCGTCAATATGAGTCTCAAACTTCTCCAG GAAACGAGAATCGGCATGTCTGTTAACGGTATCAGGAAGCACTGCACAGATGAAGAAGTCATTGCCTTGGCAAAAGTCCTCATTAAAGACTGGAAAAGACTTCTGG AGTCTGGCCACTCTCACTCTGAGAAACCATCTGAGACGAAGAACGGTTTGAACTCCAGCAAAACGGCAGCTTCTCCAAACAGCTCCCCCTCAGAGACACAGAGCAG tcACAGGGAGCAGGATGTCAAACCAAAGCATGATTCAGATCATGACAAAAAACACTCTactaaaaacaggaaagagaaaCAGGAGGATGACTACAAAATCAAAAAGAGACATGCAGATGAGCTCATGGATGAAAAGGACCCGGAGTTCCTTGGAAATGGAAAACATCTCCAAGAAgccagaaaaccaaaacaaacacctgCAGAGAATCCCAACGTGGAGGTAGATAACAAGAAGCAGAAGCATGCGCAAGACCCACAGAGTGAAAAACACAAGTCGGAACCGAGGAGAGATAGACCATTGGAGGAACCGAAAAAGATGAGACACGTGGAAGAGctcaaaaaagagaaacaccCCGTGGAGCTCAAGAAATGCAGCTCTGCAGAAGAAATGAAGAAGGAGAAACACCGAGAAGAAAACAACCACGAGAGGCTCATCAGCACacctcagagagagagactgccgAGCGAACCTCAGAGAGAGCGACCTACTGACACTCACAAGCCGATGTTTGAAAG GAGAGGAGTGTTGGACAGCAGTATTCTCTATCCCACCCGGTTCCCCTCTCCTCCTCGACCCGCTCGGCCTACTCTTCCCATCAAACGCCCTGCTTTGGACATTCAGAAAGACAG GAAGGATGGTAAAGACTCTTCCTCCCGACCTCCTCGCCCTCACGCTCCTCGACCCTCCTCTCCACTGACTAAACGACCTTCTGTGGAAGTAAAGAAAGAGAG GAAAGTTCCATTGGATCCAAACGCTCCAAtcgcgccgcttcctcttcacctacatcctcctcctccgctaAG AAAAGAGCCTCCTGACCCCAatgctcctcttcctccgcttcctcttcacctccaccctcctcctcctccaaagCGGCTCTCGCTAGATGGgaaaaaggagagagacag GAAGGAATCAACAGACTCGAGGCTTCCTGCGCAGAAAAAGACGTCAGATCACGTGAAGAAAGACAG GAAAGACTCAGTGGACACCAAAGTGTCTAGAAAACtctcagatgaaaccaagagaGAAAG GAAAGATTCATCAGACTCAAAACCGCCCCCTCCCAAAAAGCCCAACTTGGaggtcaaaaaagaaaaacacag AAAGGATTCTTGTGAGGTGAAGCCTGGACAACCTGTGAAACGCCATTCAGTGGACAG GCGGGAATCCACTGACTCAAAGAAGAGCAGCTCGCCAGCAGCAAAGAAGCTGACAGGAGAAAG AAGAGAGTCTCAGAGCTCTAAGAATGCCCAGCCTGGTCCTCCACAGAGGAAGCCCTCTACCGACAGCATCGAAAG aaaGGGTAAAACAGAAGCCCCCAAAActcccaccacccccaccagcCCGATGTCACCTAGCTTCAGTTCTCCTGGGGGTCCGCTGCCCCCTCATCTGGCCACTGGAGACTCCATCAGAGACAAGTGCATTGAGATGCTGGCAGCTGCCCTGCACACAGACA ATGATTACAAAGACTTTGGAGCTAATTGTGAGAGCATGGCTGCAGAGATTGAAGATC ATATTTACCAGGAGATAAAAGCTACTGATATGAAATATAAGAACAGGGTGAGAAGTCGCATCAGCAACTTGAAGGACCCGAAGAACCCTGGGCTTCGCAGAAATGTGCTCGCAGGAAGCATTGAGTTAAGCCGCATCGCCACCATGTCTGCTGAG GAAATGGCCAGCGATGAGCTGAAACAGCTGAGGAATGTCCTCACCCAGGAGGCCATCAGGGAACACCAGATGGCCAAAACTGGCGGCACCACCACTGATCTGCTGCAGTGCGGCAAGTGCAAGAAGAAGAACTGCACCTATAACCAG gtgCAGACACGCAGTGCTGATGAGCCAATGACCACATTTGTTCTGTGCAATGAGTGTGGGAACCGCTGGAAG TTCTGCTGA